The Pseudopipra pipra isolate bDixPip1 chromosome 10, bDixPip1.hap1, whole genome shotgun sequence genome includes the window gctccactggATGGAAGGATTTGATAAAAAGGTCCCTTTTCCTAATTTCACTCTCAGAAAGCTGAGGAACAAtgaagggaaaagcaggaaggacATGAGAGCTGTTCAATGAAAGGTGCACATGTGGGTGTCTCTCAGAAGGGAAATGTGTGGGAAGGCTCCAGTGGAATCCAAGATACTTCCAACCTGATGAACTTTAAGATCCTCCCTTAAAAACAGCTCCCCCATCTGTCTTTAAAATCTGTTAAATAATAATACAttgaaaaatagtaataaattgAAGGACCTCCTGATGATGGAGAGGGTTCCCAGGGTTTGCTGACAATGGATATTTAACTGTTTATCATATTTGGCAGAATGGTTTGTACTTCACTTAATAAATATCTGGATACCTTCAAAGTTTGTTATTGTTGGTCTCCataaaatgacattaaaatatTGAAGACATTTAAGAGAGACACCTTTAACCATAGTAAGGTCCAGCTCCTTGTTTATAGAAAACAACTGTTCTTTTATTTCTATAACTCTTACCAGATAttatatatacttttatatacacacacacacacacacacacacacacacacacacacacacacacaaatatatatatatattttctgtatCTGTACCTTCAAATAAAACACAtgcccagctcttcctggccaaGCAGCCACACACCAAACCATGAACTTAGATGTAAAATCTTCATATTTATGTTCACATTTGAaccacaaaaggaaaatataagaGCAAACCCATCCCACAAAAAATCAGGCTGCAGGAATAATGCTGAGGAACACTTACCCCTTCTGCATATTGCAAAAATCTcctgttggtttcttttttaccAAAATCCTCCAAGAACTTCTGCCTGTAAGCCAGGACTGTGTCAACATGTGTCTTGTGCTTCACTGCAAGTTCCAGGGCCCTGGGATGGAGCAGAAATGGGGTtgccaggctggagaaatgcTCTGGCACAACTACAGGCTTGGAAAAGGACAccctgggggctgcaggcacagagccctgaTCCCAGTGCCAAGCAATTCCACATTAGTGTCAGTCACAGGAGGTTAAAATTGGCTACTTTATGCAAAATATCCAACCATTATTTCTGTTGACAACCTCACCATGGCACTCGCTGGACAACAGGAGGCTTTTTATTTCaaggaaatacagaatatttgAGCCCTCTCAGTATAAAAGATGGCAAAAATAATGATGTTTAGTAACTTTTCTACAGTCAGGAATAGCTTCTGAACATAAACTATGGTATGTACCCTGTAGTATTTACAACTATTGTAGAGGTGGGAAAGATTAGTCATTGGATTAATATAATTCATTGCTcacatctgttttcttctcagaaagGAACACTTCTGTTTGATATACAGAGTTTTTAGATGATATATAAATAACAGAATatccttttcctgatatccagcctacacacctcccctgacacagcttcaaaTCAGGCAACAAGATAAAAACCCACAGAtatgtgggggaaaaaacaaccttTTGCCCCCAGTGATGTGAATACAGCAGAGATACCAGGAGTAAACGGCCTCAGAAGATTCTGTCAGAAAACGTGGGTTTTTGTTTAAAGGAGAAattcctgctttgttttctcaggCCCAATTCATATTTTATCCACCTACACAGTGCTGGGAGCCTGAATAGCCACAGGTCTATTTTTAGCAACAAGACATTTCGAAACAGCCCTAATTCCTGGAGGGTCAGGTCCAGTTTGGGGCATCACTAAGGACTTTCCTGTGTTAGCAGTGATGAAACagcaaaatgttatttaaaaaccCTTCCAAGCATGTTCTGGACTTTCATCACAGAGTATCTAAATATGGCACAAGAAGGTTAAACATGTtcctttttttggttgttgtcaGGATGTGATTTACTTCATCTTTTCACAGATCTGGGTGAGTCAAGGCAGAAAATTAGTCAGCTAAGTATTAGTCAGCAAGAAAACAACTGGTGTAAATAATCAGGGCAGCTGCTTATAAACATGTTTGGTCTGCAGAAATCCCACCTGTCCCAGTTGTAGAGGTTAATGTTGACTTGGATAGCTTGATAAATCAGGCCTGACTGAAGCAGCAGAGTTTCAGCTTCCTGGGTGTTCCCACTGAACAGCAGCATATGAGCCATCCTTGACTCCTTGGAGGGCAGCTCCTTGATGGAATTGATGTACTGGACTTTGTCAATCTGCCCAGGAGAAGCACAGCAGCTTAATGagggaaattaattaataaaacaagCTTTGCAGCAGTTGAACTGGGAGTTTAAGCCCATTTTCTCACCTCCCCAATTGCTGCATAGGCGATTTCAGCCGTGGTCATGTCTTTGTTGGCCACTGCCATGGCAGCCAAACACGCCCACAGGGTCTGGTCctgaaattaaaaccaaaaaccagCTTTTCTGACTTCAAATCTTTATTGTCATGCTAAAAATCGCTTCCCAAAGGAAGCACCCAAGTCCTGAAACTATACCCTTCTCATTATGCTATATATGGCACCATGGGCTGAGCTTCCCATTGCAAAATCACTGCTTCATTACTTCTCTGAACTAGGAATTAGAAAAATTTATGGGTAATAATAAtattgcacctttttttttttaattttcattactTCTGTTGCTTGGTTGTTTCtgtctgtttgggtttttttaaaacacaatcTTAAGGAAACCCCAAGAACTCAGAATAACATTTAGGAAGATCCTAAATGACATTTTGATACCAAGTGACACCATTATGACAAAGACACACTGCTCAAACATATTTCTAatctaaaaatatgttttctatATGTTTTCTAATATAGCCCATAGTTAGGCTACCACAGCTGAAAGCTCTAGTTCAGACaggaaaaacataatttttgacCTGTTAGTCCACATGGAATTAAGTGGGTTTTAGTATTTTTGTTGAATATGTTCAATAAcaaatttggaaagaaatttgCACTGTGAAGAGGTTTAAATCAGAATAAACAGCTGCACTGAGTATGATCTAAATGTGTTTCTCTGTCTCCCAACTGACCTTTTCTGTAAGTCAAGATAAACCTTCCTGCAGGCAGCCCATAATTTGGGAGAATTCAGATTATTCAGAGAATCAAGCGCTCATAAAAATCTTTGTCATGTTTTCTTCCCACTTCCctattatttataaaattagGTGATAACATGGAAAATTCAGACTCAAATTATGCAGAGGAAGTCTGTAGGAGTTGCTCCCTGATGGGtcttgctgttcttttttcccccctcagaaATATCCTTCCATTTTCTTATTCCTGATTGGAAATATTTTGAACTGTCTACCTGGGTTgccaaaaatcaaaataaccTGATTTGGATGCTTAAATCAGGTGATGAGAAGACTCTTCACGCTGAAAATAAAGACTTTATTCCAATTCTACAACCCAACTTATGTGGATGTGTATTGATTTTATAAAGCAATTACAGGAACATCTGAAATGCACATTTAAGGTCACGAAGAAAACTCTTTTCTAGGAGTAAAGGGGATAAAGGAACTAGAGTTTGGagggatttggttttgttttaaagactACCAGACTCACCTCATCTGTTGCTGTTGcctaaatatatataaaagcaagcaagggaaaagaaaaaaacaaaaacaagtgaaagaaaatatgaaaaataagagATAATTGTGGAGATGAAGGTCACTCTTAATTGGTTTTATTAAAGCCCAGTCCTGAAAAGTTAAGCTCAGAACTAAGTTCTGTGAGTACCTGTGTTCAACCCAGCTGGGGTGACTAAAAATCAGAATTAGTGTTTATAATGAAAATGGTGACATTATGTAGATTAGGTAACGAAATTATGATTATGAGAGTAGATTATGAAAACCATGGAATTTTCCATTCCAGAAGAATTGGAACGAGACGCAACATCTGATCTGCAGATGTTAGAGCAATACCAAAGAACTGTCAAAGAAATACTTAAAACCATAAATATTGCATGGAATGGCACCTGGGTATTCCCAAAAATCAGCACTTACCTTGACAAAACGACACAGCCTGACAGCATCTTCCCACTGGGAAGCCCTGACGTAGTCATGGAGAATCCCGGGATAAGGGGAGATGTTCAGGTGGACAAGGGAACCATCTGCTCTCCTAATTGTTATTTGATTCCCTACAAAACTCACAATCTGGGGGTTTTTGCTGAATTCACtgtggagagaaaggaaagggaagttAATCTTCACTTCTTtctacagaaacagaaattatcACTGACTTcgtgtctttctctttttaatttccaaCAGGCAATTTAAACAaatcttcttttttgtttgcttttctttccaagcAACTAAGGCAAGATTTCACGAGACAGAATTAAAATCTTGCTTTTGCATCAAGATGCTGCTCTACTTTCAAACTGCACATCATCATTTCAACTCCAAACTTGAGGATTTAATTAGAACacccacttttttcccctcatttccTAATCCAGAAATGGCAACGTGAAGAGAGTTTGAAGAGTTGCAACCCTTGGTTCTACTTCACCTGAACAGAGTTTGGTAAGGGGTGAGTAAATTAGTTAAAATATACCCTTTTTCATCAAAATATGATGTATTACCTTCCATCTTTTTCATAGAGGGTTTTTGGGAGGAGATCTTTGTCCACATAGACTGTGTTGGGGTAGTACCAGACTGTGAAACGGGTGTCCTGGATCCCACACAGGATGTTGGAAGTGTCATTCCAAGCCAAAGTTTGAACCATTGTCCCTTaatttcaagacaaaaatatgCATTTCCATGAGACACTTCAAAATGAAGTTACCCTTCTCAAACTGGGGTAAAAGGGTAATTATATTCATCATTTTTAGATCATTTTAGTAGGGCTGGTTTTAGCCCCCTGGTTTGTAACATCTTAACGTGTTTTACATggaatttatataaaaatgatCAGAATTCAGATAAAATGTACCAAAATAGTTTCTACCTCTCTCTTATGAAAGCCAAAGGACTATTTCTCATGTTTTTTTCAAGTTGAATTTCACTATTAATTAAAAAGCCAAATGTTGACTCTTGTACTAGAGAAAACTCTATTTCCCTCCCAGCATGTTGCTAAAcatgaatttgaattttttcttaCCTATTTTGACAATCTTCtgctccttcccaaaccttttcACTGAAGTGATGTAAAGATCTCTGTTCTTGTCAATAAAAGCGATTTTTCTCTCACTAGTAAGTCCTTTCTGGTCCAAAGCAATCTCCACAATTTCGgtctgaaaaggcaaaaaaaagaggatttccGAGTTTGATTTTGGACATTCCTGTCCCAGAAAGCAAATGACATTCAACCAAATGGATGTTTCCTCAAAATAAGGCACAAAACTCTGGATAAACTGGGTTGTGGGAAGACACACTTTGTGGATGAAGTCTCTGTTGAATGAAGCAtttcatggcagggggttggatttcgatgatttttaaggtccatcccatgattctgtgatttcataaATTGAATTTCATGAAGATTAAAACAAAGCTGCAACCCTGGTGTGTTTATGCACCAGAAGAGTGAATATAAGAGTCAGTTAGAGCTGAAAAGCTCCTTCATAGTAAGGTTTTAAAACCTTTAATAGTCCCTTTATTGAAGAAACCCACTATTgattcttaatttctaagtatAATAAAAAACCAGACATTATATCCTTCACTTCACCTTATGGGTCAGAGGTTTTCCATCACCCAGTGGCTTTCCAGATAAAGCTTCAAAGATGtaaataactgaagaaaaaaaaatacagttgattagttaaaagcaacagaaatgACACCAAATTCTGAGGTAagttaataaataaattcatgTTCCCCATATCAGATTTACTCAATCTTAACCCACAATTTTGGTCAATATGAATGTTTAGGAAGTGAAACCATTGACTGATTAAATTAAACCAAAGGATTTAATGTCAGATATATTAAAAGATGTCCTTAGAACTGTTGGGGAAAACATTCCTCAAAAACattgtttattttgttaataATCTGCTTTATTTGGAATTCCTAGTGCATATTTTCTTCCAGGACAATTCAATCTTCTGCTCATGATGCCACAGTTATGACTAATTAATATTACATATTAATTACTGGTTTCCTAAAAAAATACTTGGTTTATCCAGGTATTTTGGATTTTACTTGATATTTGAATTTTCCTTGATGCttgaattttatatatatatatatatcatatatgaCATATATAATTCTTGCACCTTTACCACTTGTTCCActctctctctgcctccccTTTAATAAAAGAAACCCTTCAAAAAGCCCCCACCTacataatttggtttttttggggtgtcCAGTGAAAACTCCAATTTGCAACTTGCCTAAAAATgaagtttctttctctttctttccatctctctctATACAAACACAAACCCATGTGTTCGAAACCtctttataaatacatttatttgtatatatttataagtaataaataaataaattataaatacatGCAATCTGTGAACATACACACAAATTAGAGGTAGGGTGAGCACtcaaagcagcattttaagGAAGAGCTGTAACTAAAAGCACATGATTTTACAGGcagaattcaaaacaaaaaaaaggccaaaCTGTCAGAGCAGGTGTTCAAACCCATCAGTTGGTTGTGCAgaggaggcaaaaaaaaaaaaaaaaaggttgaagaTACAAAAGAAAACTTGTTGTTCCTGAGAAGTGCTTTTTTATCTCACTTTTAGGCTTGAAATTTGTAGATCTACCCAAGCAAGTCGATTTTACAgcccccagagcagctggaggaagTGAGATTAAAGGAGTGTGTAAAAAACCCACTGTACTAATCCACAAGTCAAATGGGTTCAATTCTCATTAACCTACAATTGAGGGATTTCAGAAATAAGTTTggggttgggttggttttttttttccctgcctgaaAAAACTCCATGTGGTTTTTCAATCATTTAAAGCCTCGAATGTATcttttttccaggcagaaactaaaaatattaataaaggtTGTTGTCTTCCCTTTGACCacccagagaaagaaaattgtgTGTGTTTTAACAGATGTGTTTTATTATCAGGGAATATCACTGAGCTTTTAGTGTCAAAAATACAACATTTAAGAGCATAAAAACCTTCAAGGACACAGCACTGAGACAGAACATCACATCAGCTGTAAATAAaacttacatatatatatttatatatatatatatataaagatacaAAGCTATAAAAGAGATAAATCTACAAAGATACAAATGTAAGATAAAGCTATGAAGATACAAGTCTATTAAAACTATAGCAAAGAACATCTGAGAAGTAAAATTTATCCCAGCTAAAGCACTGGAAGTCTTTTTAAGAGCAGCAGGAAAGCACAAAAAGTTGCTGAGGTTTTAGAAAAACCCCATGTGAGAGACTGAAAAcctatttttctgttattttctgcAAATACTCCATGGTTCTGACCCATTACTCAactgtgatatatatatatataattctctttaactttttaaatcaattttaagCAAGACCCATAATGTCAATTAATTTTACAGTGAATATatgaatttaaatttatttttagagtgaatatattaatttctacaataaatatatgattttttttttaataaatccaaGAGAACTTACCCTTCTCATCAGCTTTGTCCTTTACTGCCAGGGTGTCATTGCTCAGAGACACAGTCTGGGCATTTAAAATGTCTGTTCTCATGCCTGGATATTTTGGAGAGGAAATTAATCTGCCTTcatatgaatataaataaagTCCTCCACCATCTACAAGAAGAAAATGcctacaaaaaaccaaaaaaaaaaaaaacaaacagcagaaaaaattaaacactaaataatacagaaaaacacaaagaaattttCACAATGTGAAGGTAATTGTTTAATATCCTGCAACTGTTTCTGGTTCAACCCCATTATTTCTAAGCCTGTGGGTATTCTGGAAGTTTTGTATGGAAgagttaatttttaatgtgaatGTTATCTTTTGCcaggagaaatatttattatttgaaatatttatgattttttcatgtgttttccaTTTCTAACTATATGAGAAATATGttagaaatctgtattttctgtttgtaatATTTCAATTTGTGCTTCTGTTCTATGTTTATATTTAATAGTTCTATCCAATGGTTATATTATGTTCACATTTAATAAAGAGCATTGCAAGAAGTCCCAAAAAGTACCTTTCTGCTTGTAAAATCAAACTCACTGTTCCTTCCTTCAGGTCAAAGATCAGTGGGGTGTTCCAGTTCTTTgtactgaaaagaaagaaaaaatcagcaTTAAACCCACTAATCTTCACATTGCAAACACAAAGTTGGATTCACTAAGCAAATCATACATCTTTTAATGCTCTAACACTCCTAAAGAGGGGaggttttcaaaattaaaacagcATTTAGGAAGCCAAGTAACACAGATAATCACATAATATGGGTATTTTTGCATCCTTtcacaccagcagcagctgaccCAGGAGTGTCAGCACACAGCAAAATCATATTTAGATGAAAtaatggtatttttaaaatatttctgagctGTTTTACAGTGATGTGGAGGTTGGACAAAGCCCCTTTTCTCGTGTGTCCCATCACAGGCTGTATGCCCAGCATTAGTCACCTCCCTGAGATATTGAATATTTCAAttaattcaaaagaaattaattacaatTAATTACTGTCCTTCCAGTGAAgtgtctgctgctgttttaCAACTGTTGGATAACCCTGAGGAAGGTGGATTTGTATTTACTCACGAAAACACATAGCACTGAAGAGAAGTTGAAACAACCAAATATCCATAATCCAAGGAGGCTTTAATGACCCTGTCCCGGAATTCCAAGGAATCCTCAGCATCATTAATGACATTGTGCACCTACAAAGGAAAACTGAGGTcaataaaacaacaacagatgaaataaaatctaattagtgaaatatcatttttttttctgcttgagaAAATCATCCAGACGTTGGAAAATTCCCATTTTAAGACTGGGCTGCTGATTATTGGAAATATATTATTATCTGAAATATAACATTTCAATGAGCCCATCCCAACAATCCAGGATTTGGAGAAAGATGTGTTTTCTGGAAGAGCTGGAGCATGGATTTTAATGCTTCCACAGGAAATTCAGGAGACACCTCCACCAGCAGGTTGTGCCTTTGCCACCACACCAAAAATCTGCTCCAATGACAACGTTTGCCTCTAATCAACACAGATCTTGGAGCTCAAAGTTTTCAGGCAGCTAAAAATCTAAGGTGGCAccttacacaaaaaaaaagtgtcctgtttgtttgtggggcttttttggagggggttttgctgttggggtttttttagatggCACCGTTCTGAGGGTGGCAACTTCCTTTTGATTCTCTCCATTACACAACCAATTGCAAAACAAGGACTGAAGTCAATTATTTCTAAAACCCTGGAAACCATTTCCAAAGACATATTAATTGCTATGGCCATAATTAATGTagcactcagaaaaaaaatgcagcagcaacttttttttttgcaggcaaAATTTTCCTCCATGAACGTCTAGGAATAAAATCACtctaaaaaggaataaaatcactctaaaaaggaataaagtcactctaaaaaggaataaaatcactctaaaaatgctgaaatgaaaCATTACTCCTGACTCAGGGTTGGTTTTACTTCCTCAGTGTTTGCATATTCAGATTCTCTGGAGATCATTCCCAGATTCCATCTGTTACGAGTCGATGTCTgggaatgaaatgaaaaaaaatgggaatttttaCCTGCTAATTTGTCCTCTGTGTTCCCAGACACTGACTCACCACATCCCACCCACTGCACCAAActcacccagcactgctgctcttccAACTTCTTCCCAATTACAGATCCAACATGAAAAGAGTcgagagcaaaaaaaaaggcatttgagGGCCTAATTAGGAATTTAGGCACTCGACTTTGATACTGAAAATACAGGCCTGGTGTCCAACACCAAATGTGTCATTGGGAAAATCTGGAAGAATGGAAATCTTGTCTtatcccagagctcagggagtgAATGTCTGAGTCAGTGTCTGGGAACACAGGGGACAAATTAGGTTTAAAACTCccattttgcattaaaaaaacccccgCAGAGCTCGAAACTGTAATTTTACCTTCATGGTTCTCCTCTTGATTAATGTGATCTCAAAGTTCTTCCACTCCCACCGTTGTTCCACGATGTGGGCAAAGATGACATGGCCATTCCCACAGGCTCCAGCCAGCTGGGTGCCATCAATGGACCAGGAAATGTTAAATATGCTGCCAGTGTTGGGCTTCTCCAGGGCATAGGaccactgcaaaaaaaaaaaaaagattaaaaaaaaaaagggattaaaaatattctgggtATTTTTTAGGAAGGATTTCTTGTCCTCAATAGATTTGCAGGGTTGGAATTTTTTAAGCAGCATCAGTAAATGAAATTTTCCTTATGAAGAGATTTGATGTCTTAAGTCAGACTGTTGAAAACCAGGGATACAAAAAGCATCAAgtaaagcaaaattaaaatgtcaCAATGCCTGAAGTACATGAGGTACCAGTTTTCTACTCATAATATATTTAAAGTGTACTTTTGTTTATAAATCTAAGCAATCACCACATAAAATTAAGTCAACTTACTTAGAAATAATTCTATTTACTCGCTGTTGTTACTGAAGGGAAAGATGCACCAAAAATTTCCTCCAGCAAAGAACTTTATTCTTAATTCCCCCATTTTATGCACAAGACTCCTCTGAAGTTTAGAGCCTTACTAATGAAACCTTGTCAAAAAGTAGGATTTTTCAGACCAAGCCCCTTGTTTTCTATTTCCTGCAactcagaaatgcagaaatcaCACCCATCACCTCTAATCTCTGaatgacaaaaaaatgaaataacctTTCTGTGGAATTTTAGGAAGGCTTTAAACCAGGTTTTAAAACAAGAAGCAAATCTCAACTGCTGCCTCTTCATTACTCTGtaatggaatattttaaaaaacatgtagTAATTGGAGAACTACTTGAATATTTGACTTTGAAATCTTAAGAAGCAAATCAGTAAGAAGAACCAAGTTAAATTGTAAGTAGACATTGGATTGACTTTTGGATACATGAAATTATACCAAAGGGGACACA containing:
- the IFT80 gene encoding intraflagellar transport protein 80 homolog isoform X1 encodes the protein MRLKTSLLKEPKHKELVSCVGWTTADELYSCSDDHQIMKWNPLTSETTRVVRLPDEIYPIDLHWFPRSIGGKKQSHAESFVLTSSDGKFHLISKLGRVEKSVEAHCGAVLAGRWNYEGTALVTVGEDGQVKIWSKSGMLRSTLAQQGSPVYSVAWGPDSEKVLYTSGKQLIIKPLQPNAKVLQWKAHDGLILKTDWNSVNDLILSAGEDCKYKVWDSYGRLLYSSQLQEYPITSLAWAMDGELFAVGSFNTLRLCDKTGQDLGKRTRSICSRGRKSISQNLMLQWSYALEKPNTGSIFNISWSIDGTQLAGACGNGHVIFAHIVEQRWEWKNFEITLIKRRTMKVHNVINDAEDSLEFRDRVIKASLDYGYLVVSTSLQCYVFSTKNWNTPLIFDLKEGTVSLILQAERHFLLVDGGGLYLYSYEGRLISSPKYPGMRTDILNAQTVSLSNDTLAVKDKADEKVIYIFEALSGKPLGDGKPLTHKTEIVEIALDQKGLTSERKIAFIDKNRDLYITSVKRFGKEQKIVKIGTMVQTLAWNDTSNILCGIQDTRFTVWYYPNTVYVDKDLLPKTLYEKDGSEFSKNPQIVSFVGNQITIRRADGSLVHLNISPYPGILHDYVRASQWEDAVRLCRFVKDQTLWACLAAMAVANKDMTTAEIAYAAIGEIDKVQYINSIKELPSKESRMAHMLLFSGNTQEAETLLLQSGLIYQAIQVNINLYNWDRALELAVKHKTHVDTVLAYRQKFLEDFGKKETNRRFLQYAEGLEVDWNKIRAKIQMEIVKERERAAASPAGRTSVTVQQ
- the IFT80 gene encoding intraflagellar transport protein 80 homolog isoform X3, with translation MRLKTSLLKEPKHKELVSCVGWTTADELYSCSDDHQIMKWNPLTSETTRVVRLPDEIYPIDLHWFPRSIGGKKQSHAESFVLTSSDGKFHLISKLGRVEKSVEAHCGAVLAGRWNYEGTALVTVGEDGQVKIWSKSGMLRSTLAQQGSPVYSVAWGPDSEKVLYTSGKQLIIKPLQPNAKVLQWKAHDGLILKTDWNSVNDLILSAGEDCKYKVWDSYGRLLYSSQLQEYPITSLAWAMDGELFAVGSFNTLRLCDKTGWSYALEKPNTGSIFNISWSIDGTQLAGACGNGHVIFAHIVEQRWEWKNFEITLIKRRTMKVHNVINDAEDSLEFRDRVIKASLDYGYLVVSTSLQCYVFSTKNWNTPLIFDLKEGTVSLILQAERHFLLVDGGGLYLYSYEGRLISSPKYPGMRTDILNAQTVSLSNDTLAVKDKADEKVIYIFEALSGKPLGDGKPLTHKTEIVEIALDQKGLTSERKIAFIDKNRDLYITSVKRFGKEQKIVKIGTMVQTLAWNDTSNILCGIQDTRFTVWYYPNTVYVDKDLLPKTLYEKDGSEFSKNPQIVSFVGNQITIRRADGSLVHLNISPYPGILHDYVRASQWEDAVRLCRFVKDQTLWACLAAMAVANKDMTTAEIAYAAIGEIDKVQYINSIKELPSKESRMAHMLLFSGNTQEAETLLLQSGLIYQAIQVNINLYNWDRALELAVKHKTHVDTVLAYRQKFLEDFGKKETNRRFLQYAEGLEVDWNKIRAKIQMEIVKERERAAASPAGRTSVTVQQ